A window from Schistosoma haematobium chromosome 1, whole genome shotgun sequence encodes these proteins:
- the SNAP25_1 gene encoding Synaptosomal-associated protein 25, variant 2 (EggNog:ENOG410VB3Q~COG:U) — protein MPQKSRHPVCGYDEVQLDDGTIRPMTEVELLQRKIDETTSDSLEASRRMMALCEEAKEAGISTLVMLDDQGEQLDRINEGMDQINQDMKDAEKNLDDLNKCCGLCVLPWNKVKKKDDYTKQLKDEDMRGGDGPRIIVDQNGMGPTGGYITRITNDAREDEMDQNLQEVSGMIGNLRNMAIDMGSEINQQNVQVERIQIKVRSLLVIFSSKRFLQLFYGSV, from the exons ATGCCGCAAAAATCTCGCCATCCTGTTTGTGGATATGATGAGGTGCAGTTAGACGATGGAACTATCAGACCCATGACAGAAGTAGAACTTCTTCAAAGGAAGATTGACGAAACAACCTCGGAT TCACTGGAAGCCTCTCGACGGATGATGGCTTTATGTGAGGAG GCCAAAGAGGCAGGGATTTCTACACTGGTCATGTTAGATGATCAAGGCG AACAATTGGATCGCATAAATGAGGGTATGGATCAGATTAATCAAGACATGAAGGATGCTGAGAAGAATCTGGATGATCTAAACAAATGCTGCGGACTTTGCGTGTTGCCTTGGAATAA AGTTAAAAAGAAAGATGATTATACCAAACAACTAAAGGATGAGGATATGCGGGGTGGGGACGGACCTCGAATAATTGTGGATCAAAACGGCATGGGTCCAACTGGTGGTTATATTACACG AATTACAAATGATGCACGAGAAGATGAAATGGACCAAAATTTGCAGGAGGTTTCTGGTATGATCGGAAATCTTCGTAACATGGCTATTGACATGGGTAGTGAAATTAATCAGCAAAATGTTCAGGTTGAGCGAATACAGATCAAGGTACGTAGTCTTCTTGTTATTTTCTCATCCAAAAGATTTCTTCAACTATTTTATGGGTCTGTGTAA
- the SNAP25_1 gene encoding Synaptosomal-associated protein 25 (EggNog:ENOG410VB3Q~COG:U) codes for MSSMMDESQVPMTEYEQIKFKMNQTTDESLEASRRMMALCEEAKEAGISTLVMLDDQGEQLDRINEGMDQINQDMKDAEKNLDDLNKCCGLCVLPWNKVKKKDDYTKQLKDEDMRGGDGPRIIVDQNGMGPTGGYITRITNDAREDEMDQNLQEVSGMIGNLRNMAIDMGSEINQQNVQVERIQIKAKSNAERIKKANEQASKLLK; via the exons ATGAGTTCGATGATGGACGAATCCCAGGTTCCTATGACCGAGTATGAGCAGATTAAGTTCAAGATGAATCAAACGACTGACGAG TCACTGGAAGCCTCTCGACGGATGATGGCTTTATGTGAGGAG GCCAAAGAGGCAGGGATTTCTACACTGGTCATGTTAGATGATCAAGGCG AACAATTGGATCGCATAAATGAGGGTATGGATCAGATTAATCAAGACATGAAGGATGCTGAGAAGAATCTGGATGATCTAAACAAATGCTGCGGACTTTGCGTGTTGCCTTGGAATAA AGTTAAAAAGAAAGATGATTATACCAAACAACTAAAGGATGAGGATATGCGGGGTGGGGACGGACCTCGAATAATTGTGGATCAAAACGGCATGGGTCCAACTGGTGGTTATATTACACG AATTACAAATGATGCACGAGAAGATGAAATGGACCAAAATTTGCAGGAGGTTTCTGGTATGATCGGAAATCTTCGTAACATGGCTATTGACATGGGTAGTGAAATTAATCAGCAAAATGTTCAGGTTGAGCGAATACAGATCAAG
- the SNAP25_1 gene encoding Synaptosomal-associated protein 25, variant 4 (EggNog:ENOG410VB3Q~COG:U), whose protein sequence is MPQKSRHPVCGYDEVQLDDGTIRPMTEVELLQRKIDETTSDSLEASRRMMALCEEAKEAGISTLVMLDDQGEQLDRINEGMDQINQDMKDAEKNLDDLNKCCGLCVLPWNKVKKKDDYTKQLKDEDMRGGDGPRIIVDQNGMGPTGGYITRITNDAREDEMDQNLQEVSGMIGNLRNMAIDMGSEINQQNVQVERIQIKAKSNAERIKKANEQASKLLK, encoded by the exons ATGCCGCAAAAATCTCGCCATCCTGTTTGTGGATATGATGAGGTGCAGTTAGACGATGGAACTATCAGACCCATGACAGAAGTAGAACTTCTTCAAAGGAAGATTGACGAAACAACCTCGGAT TCACTGGAAGCCTCTCGACGGATGATGGCTTTATGTGAGGAG GCCAAAGAGGCAGGGATTTCTACACTGGTCATGTTAGATGATCAAGGCG AACAATTGGATCGCATAAATGAGGGTATGGATCAGATTAATCAAGACATGAAGGATGCTGAGAAGAATCTGGATGATCTAAACAAATGCTGCGGACTTTGCGTGTTGCCTTGGAATAA AGTTAAAAAGAAAGATGATTATACCAAACAACTAAAGGATGAGGATATGCGGGGTGGGGACGGACCTCGAATAATTGTGGATCAAAACGGCATGGGTCCAACTGGTGGTTATATTACACG AATTACAAATGATGCACGAGAAGATGAAATGGACCAAAATTTGCAGGAGGTTTCTGGTATGATCGGAAATCTTCGTAACATGGCTATTGACATGGGTAGTGAAATTAATCAGCAAAATGTTCAGGTTGAGCGAATACAGATCAAG